One genomic segment of Esox lucius isolate fEsoLuc1 chromosome 15, fEsoLuc1.pri, whole genome shotgun sequence includes these proteins:
- the ctsba gene encoding cathepsin B, with product MWRTAFLLLLAGLSISSARPRHPPLSHEMVNYINKANTTWKAGHNFQNADYSYVKRLCGTLLDGPKLPIMVQYAADVKLPASFDPREQWPNCPTLKEVRDQGSCGSCWAFGAAEAISDRLCIHSNAKVSVEISSEDLLTCCDNCGMGCNGGYPSAAWNFWATEGLVSGGLYDSHVGCRPYSIPPCEHHVNGSRPACTGEEGNTPDCVLKCEVGYTPDYKHDKHFGKSSYGLPSDEKQIMAELYKNGPVEGAFTVYEDFLSYKSGVYQHVSGNPVGGHAIKVLGWGEEGGTPYWLAANSWNTDWGENGFFKILRGQDHCGIESQMVAGIPL from the exons ATGTGGCGAACGGCGTTCCTGTTGCTTTTGGCTGGGCTGTCAATCAGCTCGGCCCGGCCCCGCCACCCTCCGCTCTCCCATGAGATGGTCAACTACATCAACAAGGCCAACACTACCTGGAAGGCCGGCCACAACTTTCAGAACGCGGACTACAGCTACGTCAAAAGGCTCTGTGGAACCCTGCTCGATGGACCCAAACTTCCTATCAT GGTGCAGTATGCCGCCGATGTGAAGCTTCCTGCCAGCTTTGACCCCAGAGAGCAGTGGCCAAACTGCCCCACTTTGAAAGAAGTCCGAGACCAGGGTTCTTGTGGCAGCTGCTGG GCGTTTGGCGCCGCCGAGGCCATCTCCGACCGCCTTTGTATCCACAGCAATGCCAAGGTCAGCGTGGAGATCTCCTCGGAGGACCTCCTGACCTGCTGCGACAACTGTGGCATGGG GTGTAACGGCGGGTATCCATCCGCTGCGTGGAACTTCTGGGCCACAGAGGGGCTGGTCTCCGGAGGGCTGTACGACTCTCACGTCG GTTGCAGGCCCTACAGCATCCCTCCATGTGAGCATCACGTCAATGGTTCACGACCCGCCTGTACAGGAGAGGAAGGCAACACCCCTGACTGTGTCCTGAAATGTGAAGTTGGATACACGCCTGACTACAAACACGACAAACACTTTG GTAAAAGTTCATACGGCTTGCCCTCTGATGAGAAGCAGATCATGGCTGAACTCTACAAGAACGGACCGGTGGAGGGCGCTTTCACCGTCTATGAAGACTTCCTGAGCTATAAGTCTG GTGTGTACCAGCATGTGTCTGGCAACCCCGTAGGAGGTCATGCCATCAAGGTGTTGGGctggggagaggaaggaggaactCCTTATTGGCTGGCTGCCAACTCCTGGAACACCGACTGGGGCGAAAACG GTTTCTTTAAGATCCTGCGAGGCCAGGACCACTGTGGCATTGAGTCTCAGATGGTGGCTGGCATCCCCTTGTAA